The Lysobacter gummosus sequence TGCCGGCTCCACCGCCGCTTCGCTGGCCTCGGCCGGCACGGTGCGCATGGCGACCTCGGCAACGATCAGCTTTTCCAGCGCTTCGTTGAACTTGGACGGCTTCAGCGATCCGCCCAGACGATACAGATACGAGCGCAGGAACGCGGCGCGCTCGGCCGGCGCATACAGATCGCGGGTCATGAACGGCAGATCCGATTCGACCATCAGACGGATGGCGAGCATCGGCACCGGGCTGCGCAGCGGACGGAAGTCGGGATTGCGCAGGCCCGGGCTTTCGTTCATCGAATGGAACTCGCCGAGCATCATGCCCTGGTCGACGAAGTACGGCTTGAGCCGGTACTGCACCTTATCGACCAGCGCCGCGCCTTCCGCGCCGCGCGCGGTCAGGGTCGGGAACGCGACCAGGAACGCCTTGTTGATCGAGTCCGGCGACTTGGTCGGCTCGGTCGCCAGGAATACGTTGCGGTATTCCTTGATGATCTCCGAGATGCTGTCCACGGTCGGCTCGGCGTCGGCGACCTCGGAAATCCAGATCGTGTCCATGTTCAGGGCGCCCGGAACGAACGGGCAGATCGAACCGGAACGGCCGAGGTTGGGATGCGGCGCGCCGATGAATTCGCGCACCCACTTGAGCATGCCGGCCAAGGTCGAAGTCGGCTCGCATTCGCGCTCCACTTCCGAGACCCGCATCAGCCGCGGCACCGCGGACGACTGCATCGCCGCCGGCGTCTGGTCGTTGTGTCCGGCCGCCGCGGCGGCGTGCTTGCACGGCGCCGGGGATTGCCCTAGCTCAGTCTTCATTTCGCACTCCTTGCCTTCACGTTGTCGCGCCAGCCTTGCTGACCTGCTCGATACTTCCTGTTCATCGCTGCACTTCCTGTCGTTGTGAACCGGCCGTCCCCTAGAGGCCGCCTGGTGATCCGCGCCACGCCTCAGTACGAGGGCTCGGCGATGATTTGATTCTTTTCTTCGGCTGCCGCCACGTCTTCGAGTTCGTCGATGCGGCGGATCGCCGGCACGCCGTAGGCCCACAGCGCGACCAGGCTCATCGACACGCCCAGCAGCACGAACATCAGGCCGATGCCGCGGCCGGGGCCGACGCCGATCACGCTGCCGACGCTGTCGGCCAGCCAACCGTTTTCAAGCAGCGCCGGACCGAACACGTAATCCGACAACGGCCCGGCCAGGCAGTAACCGATCGCCATCGCCACGTTGAGCACCAGGTCCTGGATCGCGAAGCAGCGGCCCAGCAACTGCGGCGGAACCTTGCTTTGCCACAGCGAGTTGTTGGAGGCGTCGATCGCCGGCAGCATCGTGAACAACACGAACCCCGCCACCGCGACCAGAAGGAACGTGGGATGCAGCCCATGCGCGGCCAGGAACACGCCGCCGAGCATCGAGAACACCAGCACCCCGTTGATGCGCTTCTTCGGCCCGCCCGACATCGTCATCGCCAGGCCGCCGAGCAGCAGGCCGCAGCCGCTGATGGCGTATTGCATGCCGACCCGCTCCGGCGTGGAGAACGACAGCAGCAAGGGTGCGATGAGCACGCTGGCGATGGCGAACACGAAATGGTTATAGCCATACACCTTCAGCAGGCCGAGCAATCCCGGCCGCCCGTGCACGTAACGCCAGCCGATCACCGCTTCGCGCAAGACGCTTTCGGGCGCTGCGCCGGTGCTCGCCGGCGCGCGCGGGATCGTCACCAGCAACAAGGTCACGATGCCGACGGCGAAGGTCGAAGCATCGATCAGCAGCACGCCCTTGAAATCGATGGCGCTGACCAGGAAACCGGCCAGCAGCGGCCCGCAGATCGAGGCCGCGGCTTCGCCGGAATGAACCAGCCCGTTCGCGCGCGGCAGATGTTGCGCCGGCACCAGCAGCGGCACGCTGGCGAGGAAAGCCGGCTTGCGGAAGGTTTCCAGCAGCGAGGCGGTCGCGGCGACCGCGTACACATGCCAGACCGCGAGTTGGCCAGTGGACAGCAGCAAGGCCAACGACGCCATCAAGGTCATCGCCGCTACGTCGCAGACCATCAGGATCGTGCGCCGGTCCCAGCGATCGACCAGCGCGCCGGCCCACGGCGCGGCGAAGATCGCCGGCAGCGCGGTGACGATGAAGGTGATCGCGAACTGGGTGGTCGAGCCGGTGGTGCGCAGCACCCACAGTCCCAGGGCGAAGCTCGACAGCTTCGAGCCGATGCCCGAGAGCATCTGCCCGATCCACACCAGCAGGAAATTCCGCGACAGCACGAACCGGCTCATACCCGTATTGCTCCCTTGCATGACTGCATCGGCATGCGGCCGCGCCATCGCTTCGTGGTGGTGCTCATAGCGGCAGCTCCGCTGGTGCGTCATCGGACTGAAAATCGACCGTCGGCGTCTTCGCCGGGGCACCCGTCCGCGTCGCTTGCGCGCGGGCGCGGCGATCGCCCACGCGCGAGGCCAGCGCGGCGAGCGTGGGCTGTTCGAACAGATCGGCCAGGGCCAGATCGAAACCGGCCGCGTGCAGACGGCCTTGCACTTGCAGGGCCAGCAGCGAATGACCGCCGAGGTCGAAGAAGCGGTCGTTGCGGCCGACGCGGTCGAGCTTGAGTGCGTCGGCCCACAGCTGCGCCAGCAGGGTTTCGGTCTCGCCTTGCGGCGCTTCGTAGTCGCGGCGGCGGTAGGCATCGGCGTCGGGCGCCGGCAACGCCTTGTGGTCGAGCTTGCCGTTGGAGGTGCGCGGCAGGCTTTGCAGTTGCAGATAGGCCGACGGCAGCATGTAGTCCGGCAGCGTCGCGCTCAGATGGGCACGCAATGCGTCGGCGTCCATCGCCGTATCGTCGTGGGTGACGATGTAGGCCACCAGGCGCTTGTGGCCCGGCTGATCTTCACGCGCCAGCACCACGGCGTCGCGCACCGATTCGTGCTCGATCAGGCGCGATTCGATCTCGCCCAGCTCGATGCGGAAGCCGCGGATCTTGACTTGGAAGTCGTTGCGGCCCAGGTATTCGATATTACCGTCGGCTCGCCAGCGACCCAGGTCGCCGGTCTTGTACATGCGCTCGCCGTCGATGAACGGATTACGCAGGAAGCGTTCCGCGGTCAGCTCATCACGGTTGAAGTAGCCGCGCGCCACGCCGGCGCCGCCGATGTACAACTCGCCGCTGGCGCCCATCGGCACCGGCTGCAAGTGGCGGTCGAGCAGGTAAATCTGGGTATTCGCCAGCGGACGGCCGATGTGCGGGGCGAAGCCGCTGTCGCGGTCCATCGCGACCCAGGTCGAGTAGGTCGTAGTTTCAGTCGGGCCGTACAGGTTGCACAGGCGCTGCACCGGGGTCTGCGCGAACAGGCGTTCGGCCAGTTCGCGCTTCAGCGCTTCGCCGGCGACGTTGACGACTTCGACCTTGGGGTCGATCGCCTGAGCGTCCAGCAAGGCTTGCAATGCAGACGGAACGGTGTTGATCAGGCGGATGTCGTGCTCGCCTTCCTGCAGCGCCAGCGCGTCATCGACCACTTCCGTGCAGCCGCCGACGATCAGCGGGGCGAAGCATTCGTAGATCGACAGATCGAAGTTCAGCGAGGTCGAGAACAGCGTCTTCGCCAGCACCGACGCTTCGAACGATTCCTTCGCCCAGACCAGGAAGTTCACCGCGTTGCGGTGTTCGATCATCACGCCCTTCGGCATGCCGGTCGAACCGGAGGTGTAGATCAGGTAGGCAAGATGGTTAGACGTCAGACCGTTCACGGCTGGCGCTTCGGAAGATTCGCTCCGCCACGCCGCATCCGGATCAACCAGATCGATCAACGGCGCCGCCACCACGTCCGGCAACGACTCGCGCGCCGTCGCCGAAGTCAGCACCGCCACCGGCGCGCTGTCGGCCAGCATGTGCGCCAGACGATCGCGCGGGTACACCGGGTCCAGCGGCACGTAGGCGCCGCCGGCCTTGAGTACGCCGAACACGCCGATCACCATCGAAAGACCGCGTTCGATACTGATGCCGACACGGTCGTCGGGCTTCACGCCCAGGCCGATCAAATGATTCGCAAGCCGGTTGGCCTGACGATCCAATTCGGCATAGCTCAGCGATTCGCCACGATGCACCACCGCCGTCGCATCCGGCGTCCGCGCGACCTGCGCCTCGAACAACTGGTGGATGCAAGCCTGCTCGGGATACGCCTTGCCGGTATCGTTGAGATCGGCCAGTACGCGCTGCCGCTCAGCCGCCGGCAACACCTCCAACTGCGTCAGCGCCGAACCCGGCGCCTGTTCCAGCGCCTGCGCCAACGAAGCCAGCGCGGTATCGAACATCGCGCAGATCAGAGCCGGATCGATCGACTCATCGACCTGGACGTTGAAGCTCAAGCCGCCATCGGCCTCATCGTTGACCGACACGGTCAAGGGATAGTTGGTCCGCTCCGACCACTGCAGCAGTTCCAGGCCGGTGGAGAAACCGTCCTGCGCATCGCCGCCCTCGCCCGCCGCCTGATAGCGGTAATTGAGCAGCGAGTTGAACAACGGCAGCGGCGACGGCACCGCGCTGCAACGCTGGGCCAGATTGAACGGCGCGTGCTCGTGACGCAGCAGTTCGGTCAGGCGCTCGTGCGCCAGTCGCACCTTGTCGCGCACGCTGCCTTCGCCCAGCGCCAGACGCAGCGGCAAGGTGTTGATGAACACGCCCATGCCGCGATCGGCGCCTTCGCCGCCGTGCATGCGGCCGAACATCACCGTGCCGAACACGACATCGTCGCGGCCGCTGACCCGTGCCAGCACCATCGCCCAGGCGAGGTGGCACAGCGTCGCCGGGCCCACGCCGGCGGCGCGCGCGGCCGCGCGCAGGCGGCGGCTGAGATCGGCGGAGACTTCGAAATCGGCTTCGGCGATGCGGCTGCCGTCGCCCTGGGTATCGAGCAGGCCGAACGCCGCGGTCGGCTCATCGATATCGCCCAACAGATTGCGGAAATAGCTTTCGTGCTCTTCGCGGCTCACACCCAGGCGAGCCTGAGCGACGAAATTGCGGAACGGCACCGGCGCCGGCAGTTCGCTGACGCGGCCGCGCAGGATCGCCTCGACTTCCTCGTGAATCAGCTGCAGCGCGGTGTGATCGCTGGTCAGGTGATGCATCAGTTCCAGCGCGACCCAGCGCTGGTTGCGCTCGTCGCGGGCGATGAACCAGCGCCACGCCGGCGCCTGGCGCAGATCCAGACGGTAATGGCGCGGATCGAAACGCTCGCGCAGCTGTACGGCGATATCGCCGTCGGCCGGATCGAGTTCGATCTGCTCGATCACCAGCGGCGCGCGCCGCCACACCACCTGCACCGGTTCGGGCAGGCCTTCCCAGGCCAGCGCGGTGCGCAGGATGTCGTGACGGTCGATCACCGTCTGCAAGGCTTCGGCGTAGCGATCGAAATCCTCGCGATGCTGCACGGCGTACAGCGTCGGCGACAGGAACACGTCGCCGTGGCGGCCGAGCGCGTGGTGGAACAGGAAGCTTTCCTGCAGCGGCGCCAGCGGATAGATGTCCTGGACATTGGCCGCGCCGCCGGGCACCGCCGCGATGATGCGGTCGATGTCGGCCTGCTGCAGCCGCACCAGCGGCAACATCGCGGGCACGATGGTGTCGCTGTCGGGCGCGATCGCGTTGGCCGGCACCGCCACGCTGGCGTAGTCGCCGCCGACCGCCGCGGCCAGCGCCTGCAAGGTCGGCGCGGCGAACAAGGCGCGCACGTCGATGGCCAGGCCGGCGTTGCGCATGCGCTCGATCAGGCTCACCGCCAGCAGCGAATGGCCGCCGAGTTCGAAGAAGTTATCGTGCCGGCCGACCTGATCGAGCTTGAGCACTTCGCTCCACAACTGCGCGATCGCGGTTTCGACGGCACCGACCGGCGCCTCGTAGGCTCGCGACAGATACGCATCGGCCTGCGGCGCCGGCAATGCCTTGCGGTCCAGCTTGCCGTTGGTGGTCAGTGGCATGCGTTCCAGCACCACGTACGCCGCCGGCACCATGTACTCGGGCAGCGCCGCGCTCAGGTGTGCGCGCAGGGTTTCGATCTCGACGCCGGCTTCGTCGTTGCTTCGCACATAAGCGACCAGACGCTTGTCGCCGGGGCGATCCTCGCGCGCCAGCACCGCGACTTCGCCGACGCCGGGGCAACCGGCCAGGCAAGCTTCGATCTCGCCCAACTCGATACGGAAGCCGCGGATCTTGACCTGGAAATCGCCGCGGCCCAGGAACTGCAGGCTGCCGTCGGCATTCCAGCGCGTGCGGTCGCCGGTGCGGTACAACTTCGCCCCCGCCTGCGCCGCGAACGGATCGTCGAGGAAACGCGCGGCGGTGAGGTCCGGCGCGCCCAGATAGCCGTGCGCGACACCCACGCCGCCGATGCACAGCTCGCCTTCGGCGCCGCGCGGCAACAGCCGCAACTGCGCGTCCAGCACGTAGGTGCGCACGCCCGGCAGCGGCCGGCCGATCGGCAGCTCGGCGCCGGACAGCTCCGAGCCGTCGCGGGTGGCGAGCATGGTGGCGCAGACCGACGCCTCGGTCGGGCCGTAGTGGTTGCTCAGCGCGACCCGGCCTTGCGTGAGTTCCGCGAAGCGGCGCACCAGTTCCAGCGGAACGCTTTCGCCGCCGAACATCAACAGGCGCAGGTCCGGCAGCACCGGCGCATCGCGGCCAGCGCGCAGATCGATCAGGCCGTCGGTCCAGCGCCGCCACAACGCCGCCGGCGCGTCGATCGCGCTGATGCGATGTTCGCGGCAATAGTCTTCCAGCGCGCTCGCGGTCAGGTCGGCGGGCGAAGGATGCAGCACCAGCGCCGCGCCGACCGACAGGGCTGGGAATACGTCGCCGACCGAGGCATCGAACACCAGCGGTGGAATCATCAGCAGACGCTGGCCGGCGAAATCGTGTCCGGCGACGAAACCGCGCACCAGATTCATCGCGCCGCGATGGCTGACCACCACGCCCTTCGGCGTGCCGGTCGAGCCGGAGGTGTAAATCACGTACGCGGTGGCGTCTGCATCGGCGTTCAGCGCCGGCGCGCGGGTATGCGCCGCCAATCCGGCGACAGTGGCGATGTGGCCGGACAGGCTTGCGCGCCATTGCACGGCCTTGCCGGCGTATTCGGCGAAGGCCTCGTTCGGCAGCAACAGGGCCAGGACCTGCGCATCGTTGAGCACGTAAGCGATGCGTTCGTCGGGATAACCCGGATCGACCGGCACGTAAGCCGCGCCTGCGGCCAGGATGCCGAGCACGCCGATCAGCGAGTCGATCGAGCGATCGGCCAGGATCGCGATGCGGCTGTCGGCATCGGCGCCGAGTTCGCGCAGATGCCGGGCCACGCCGTTGGCGCGCGCGACCAGTTCGCCGTAGTTCAATTCGCGGCCGGGTTCGACCACGGCGGCCGCATCGGGTGTGCGTTCGGCCTGGGCCAGAATCCAGGCGTACAGCGATTGCGCATCGGCATCGAGATGCCCGTCGGCATGCGCGCCGCCGTCGCCGAGCGCGAGCAGCTCGGCGCGTTCGATCGCATCGGGCAGTTCGATGTCGGCGATCGCCTGATGCTCGTCGACAACCATCGCCTGCAGCATCCGCCGCAGATAGCCCAGATGGCGCTCGATGCTGGATCGGTCGAACAAAGCGCTGGCGTATTCCAGCTGGCCGACGATGCGCTCGCCGACTTCGCTCAGATCCAGGCCGAGATCGAACTTGGCGATGCCGTAGGCCGGATTGACTTCCGACACGCTCAAGCCGGGCAGGCGCAGGGATTCTTCGTCCAGATTCTGCCAGGCCAGCATCACCTGGAAGATCGGCGCATGCGCCAGGCTGCGCAGCGGGTTGACCAGCTCCACCACCTGCTCGAACGGCAGATCCTGATGATCCTGCGCTTCCAGCACCCGGCTCTTGACCTGCTGCAGCAGTTGCGCGGCGCTGCCGTCTATCTGCGCGCGCTGCGCCTGGGTGTTGACGAAGAAGCCGATCAGCGGCTCGATTTCCGGGCGCGTGCGATTGGCCACGGCGGTGCCGACGACGACATCGTCCTGGCCGGACAGGCGCGACAACACCGCCATCCACGCCGCCAGCACGGTCATGTACAAGGTCGCGCCGTGGCGCTGGCCGAGCTTGCGCAGGGCCTGGGTGAGTTCGGCGTCGAACTCCACCGGCACCGCGTCGCCGACGAAGGATTGCTGCGGCGGGCGCGGGCGATCGGTCGGCAGTTCCAGCAGCGCCGGCGCGCCGGCCAGCGCTTGCTGCCAGTAGTCGCTCTGCTTCGCCAGCACTTCGCCCTGCAGCCAGTGCCGTTGCCATACCGCGTAATCGGCGTACTGGATCGGCAACGGCGGCAGCGGATCGTCTTCGCCGGCCAGATAGGCGGCGTACAAGGCGCTCAGCTCTTCGGTGAACACGCCCGCCGACCAGCCGTCGGAGGCGATGTGATGCATGGTGATCGACAGGACGTGTTCGTCGTCCGCGGTCTGCAACAGCTCGCCGCGCAACAGCGGGCCGTGTTCCAGATCGAAGGCGCGGATGGTGGCGTCGGCCAGATGCCGGTCCAGCGCCGCGGCGTCGGCGCCGCGCAGATCGCGCATGCGCAGGTCGAAGCCGGCATCGGCCGGGCCGATGTGCTGCACGGTCTGGCCATCGACACGGCGGAAGGTGGTGCGCAGCACTTCGTGCCGCGCCACGATGCGGTCGAGCGCGCGCTGCAGCGCGCTGCGATCCAGCGCGCCGCGCAGGCGCAGCGCCATCGGGATGTGATACGCCTCGCTGCCGCCGTCGAGCTGGCTGAAGAACCACAGGCGTTGTTGCGCGTACGACAGCGGCAAGGCCTGATCGCGCGGCACCGGCAGGATCGGCTGCTGTTCGCTGCGGGTGCGTCCGTGCAAATGCTCGGCCAGCTCGGCCAGCACCGGACGCGCGAACAGATCCTTGAGCGAAACCTCGACTTCCAGCGCGCGGCGCAGGCGCGACAACAGCGTCACCGCAAGCAGCGAATGCCCGCCGAGTTCGAAGAAGTTGTCGTGGCGGCCGACCCGCTCGAGCTTTAGCACGTCGGCCCACAGCTGCGCCAGGGCGGATTCGACCTCGCCGACCGGCGCTTCGTATTCGCGCACCCGGTACGCGGAGGCGTCCGGCGCCGGCAGCGCCTGGCGGTCGAGCTTGCCGTTGCCGGTCATCGGCATGCGGTCCAGCACCACGAACGCGCCCGGCACCATGTAGGCCGGCAGGCTCTCGGCCAGATGCGCACGCAAGGCTTCGATATCGATTTGGCTCGGATCGGCGGCCGACACGTAACCGACCAGACGCTTGTCGCCGGGCTGGTCTTCGCGCGCCAGCACCGCGCTTTCGCGCACGCCGGGGAACTGCGCCAAACGCGCTTCGATCTCGCCCAGCTCGATGCGGAAGCCGCGAATCTTGACCTGGAAGTCGTTGCGTCCGAGGTATTCGATCTGGCCGTCGCCGCGCCAACGGCACAGGTCGCCGGTCTTGTACAGACGCTCGCCGGCCACGAACGGGCTGGCGATGAAACGCTCTTCGGTCAGCTGGGCGCGATTGAGATAGCCGCGCGCGACCTGGGCGCCCCCGATATAGAGCTCGCCCGCCACGCCGATCGGCGCCGGCTGCAGGTGCTGATCGAGGATGTAGATGCGGGTGTGCACGATCGGCTTGCCGATCAGCAGCTGCGAGGCCGGATCGCCGTCGAGCACGCACATGGTCGCGTCCACCGTCGCCTCGGTCGGGCCGTAGGCGTTGATCAGGCGCGGCAGGTGGCCGTCGCGCTGGAACCAGCGCGCGACCATTTCCGAGTTGACTTTCTCGCCGCCGATCATGATCTGGCGAACGCCGCGCGGAATCTCGCCGCCGCGTTCGTCGGCCAGCTGGTGCCAGAACGCGGTGGGCAGATTCAGCACGCTGATCTTCTGCTCTTCGCAGTGGCGCCAGAACGTGGTGGCATCGGCGATCCATTCGTCGCTGCGCAGCACCAGGGTGCAGCCGGTGCACAGCGCGCCGAAGTATTCCTCCACCGACATGTCGAAGCTCAGCGCGGCGAACTGCAGCAGGCGGTCGTCGGGTTCGAGCGCGTAGCCGACTTCCAGCGCATGCACCAGCGTGGTCAGGCTGCGGTGCTCGATCATCACGCCCTTGGGCAGACCGGTCGAGCCGGAGGTGTAGATCACATAGGCCAGCTGATCCGGCCGCAGACCCAGCGTGGCCGGGTCCGGGTTGCTGTCGTCGTGCGC is a genomic window containing:
- a CDS encoding DUF6875 domain-containing protein, with the translated sequence MKTELGQSPAPCKHAAAAAGHNDQTPAAMQSSAVPRLMRVSEVERECEPTSTLAGMLKWVREFIGAPHPNLGRSGSICPFVPGALNMDTIWISEVADAEPTVDSISEIIKEYRNVFLATEPTKSPDSINKAFLVAFPTLTARGAEGAALVDKVQYRLKPYFVDQGMMLGEFHSMNESPGLRNPDFRPLRSPVPMLAIRLMVESDLPFMTRDLYAPAERAAFLRSYLYRLGGSLKPSKFNEALEKLIVAEVAMRTVPAEASEAAVEPA
- a CDS encoding MFS transporter, which translates into the protein MSRFVLSRNFLLVWIGQMLSGIGSKLSSFALGLWVLRTTGSTTQFAITFIVTALPAIFAAPWAGALVDRWDRRTILMVCDVAAMTLMASLALLLSTGQLAVWHVYAVAATASLLETFRKPAFLASVPLLVPAQHLPRANGLVHSGEAAASICGPLLAGFLVSAIDFKGVLLIDASTFAVGIVTLLLVTIPRAPASTGAAPESVLREAVIGWRYVHGRPGLLGLLKVYGYNHFVFAIASVLIAPLLLSFSTPERVGMQYAISGCGLLLGGLAMTMSGGPKKRINGVLVFSMLGGVFLAAHGLHPTFLLVAVAGFVLFTMLPAIDASNNSLWQSKVPPQLLGRCFAIQDLVLNVAMAIGYCLAGPLSDYVFGPALLENGWLADSVGSVIGVGPGRGIGLMFVLLGVSMSLVALWAYGVPAIRRIDELEDVAAAEEKNQIIAEPSY